A window from Zingiber officinale cultivar Zhangliang chromosome 7A, Zo_v1.1, whole genome shotgun sequence encodes these proteins:
- the LOC122002488 gene encoding PTI1-like tyrosine-protein kinase At3g15890 isoform X1, whose product MDFHSLFCCGTFADRRRGKKNSTGWRVFSLKELQSATNNFNYDNKIGEGGFGSVYWGQLWDGSQIAVKRLKVWSNKAELEFGVEVEVLGKLRHKNLLSLRGYCAEGQERLIVYDYLPNLSLVSHLHGQNSAESPLDWSKRMCIAIGAAEGIVYLHHYATPHVIHRDIKASNVLLDSDFQAQVADFGFAKFVPDGASHVTTKVKGTLGYLAPEYAMYGKASESCDVYSFGILLLELVSSKKPIEKLSSTLKLPITEWALPLAREKNFKEIADPKLQAKYDEEELKRMVLVALTCTQSMPEKRPTMIEVVNLLKGFSKEKLSSLEDDMFGPETTENSQASSDPDNNCSSMSEEKGYRVNENEIGA is encoded by the exons ATGGATTTCCATTCCCTTTTCTGCTGCGGCACATTTGCTGATAG GAGACGGGGGAAGAAGAACTCCACAGGTTGGAGAGTGTTCTCTCTGAAAGAGTTGCAGTCTGCCACCAATAACTTTAACTACGATAACAAGATTGGGGAAGGGGGTTTTGGCAGTGTGTACTGGGGGCAGCTCTGGGATGGATCTCAG ATTGCTGTCAAAAGACTAAAAGTCTGGAGCAACAAGGCTGAGCTTGAATTTGGTGTTGAGGTTGAGGTTCTGGGCAAACTGAGGCATAAGAACCTCCTAAGCCTGCGAGGATACTGTGCCGAAGGACAAGAGCGTCTCATAGTCTATGACTATCTTCCGAATCTGAGTCTAGTCTCGCATCTGCATGGTCAAAACTCAGCCGAGAGCCCTCTCGACTGGAGCAAGCGAATGTGCATTGCCATAGGAGCAGCTGAGGGAATTGT CTACCTTCACCACTATGCGACACCCCATGTCATCCATCGGGACATTAAAGCAAGCAATGTTCTGCTAGATTCAGACTTCCAGGCACAAGTTGCTGATTTCGGATTCGCCAAGTTTGTTCCTGACGGTGCAAGTCATGTCACAACCAAGGTGAAAGGCACCCTAGGCTACCTTGCACCCGAGTACGCCATGTATGGAAAGGCCTCAGAGAGCTGCGATGTATATAGTTTTGGAATACTCCTGCTAGAGCTTGTCAGCAGCAAGAAGCCCATAGAGAAACTGAGCTCAACATTGAAGTTACCAATCACGGAATGGGCACTACCTTTGGCTAGGGAAAAAAATTTTAAGGAGATTGCAGATCCAAAGCTCCAAGCAAAGTATGACGAAGAAGAACTCAAGCGAATGGTACTCGTTGCCCTCACCTGCACACAGAGCATGCCAGAGAAGAGACCAACAATGATTGAAGTAGTCAATCTTCTTAAGGGGTTCTCTAAGGAGAAGCTTTCTAGCTTAGAGGATGATATGTTTGGACCTGAAACAACTGAAAATTCTCAAGCGTCATCAGATCCTGACAATAACTGTAGTTCCATGTCTGAAGAAAAGGGTTATAGAGTAAACGAAAATGAGATCGGTGCATAG
- the LOC122002488 gene encoding PTI1-like tyrosine-protein kinase At3g15890 isoform X3 codes for MFTQIAVKRLKVWSNKAELEFGVEVEVLGKLRHKNLLSLRGYCAEGQERLIVYDYLPNLSLVSHLHGQNSAESPLDWSKRMCIAIGAAEGIVYLHHYATPHVIHRDIKASNVLLDSDFQAQVADFGFAKFVPDGASHVTTKVKGTLGYLAPEYAMYGKASESCDVYSFGILLLELVSSKKPIEKLSSTLKLPITEWALPLAREKNFKEIADPKLQAKYDEEELKRMVLVALTCTQSMPEKRPTMIEVVNLLKGFSKEKLSSLEDDMFGPETTENSQASSDPDNNCSSMSEEKGYRVNENEIGA; via the exons ATGTTTACTCAGATTGCTGTCAAAAGACTAAAAGTCTGGAGCAACAAGGCTGAGCTTGAATTTGGTGTTGAGGTTGAGGTTCTGGGCAAACTGAGGCATAAGAACCTCCTAAGCCTGCGAGGATACTGTGCCGAAGGACAAGAGCGTCTCATAGTCTATGACTATCTTCCGAATCTGAGTCTAGTCTCGCATCTGCATGGTCAAAACTCAGCCGAGAGCCCTCTCGACTGGAGCAAGCGAATGTGCATTGCCATAGGAGCAGCTGAGGGAATTGT CTACCTTCACCACTATGCGACACCCCATGTCATCCATCGGGACATTAAAGCAAGCAATGTTCTGCTAGATTCAGACTTCCAGGCACAAGTTGCTGATTTCGGATTCGCCAAGTTTGTTCCTGACGGTGCAAGTCATGTCACAACCAAGGTGAAAGGCACCCTAGGCTACCTTGCACCCGAGTACGCCATGTATGGAAAGGCCTCAGAGAGCTGCGATGTATATAGTTTTGGAATACTCCTGCTAGAGCTTGTCAGCAGCAAGAAGCCCATAGAGAAACTGAGCTCAACATTGAAGTTACCAATCACGGAATGGGCACTACCTTTGGCTAGGGAAAAAAATTTTAAGGAGATTGCAGATCCAAAGCTCCAAGCAAAGTATGACGAAGAAGAACTCAAGCGAATGGTACTCGTTGCCCTCACCTGCACACAGAGCATGCCAGAGAAGAGACCAACAATGATTGAAGTAGTCAATCTTCTTAAGGGGTTCTCTAAGGAGAAGCTTTCTAGCTTAGAGGATGATATGTTTGGACCTGAAACAACTGAAAATTCTCAAGCGTCATCAGATCCTGACAATAACTGTAGTTCCATGTCTGAAGAAAAGGGTTATAGAGTAAACGAAAATGAGATCGGTGCATAG
- the LOC122002490 gene encoding vesicle-associated membrane protein 711-like, whose protein sequence is MAILYALVARGSVVLAEFSAAAVNAGAVARQILERIPDSQDTHASYSQDRYVFHVKRTDGLTVLCVADDTAGRRIPFAFLEDIHGRFVKAYGRACHTAPAYAMNDEFSRILSQQIDYYSNDPNADRMNRIKGEMSQVRNVMIENIDKVLGRGERLELLVDKTANMQGNTIRFRKQARRFRNTAWWRNIKLTIALILLIVIIIYVVLAFFCHGLTLPACIRFSVHAHEAWV, encoded by the exons ATGGCGATCCTCTACGCTCTGGTGGCGCGAGGATCGGTCGTGTTGGCGGAGTTCAGCGCTGCGGCGGTGAACGCCGGCGCGGTGGCGCGGCAGATCCTCGAGCGGATCCCCGATTCCCAGGACACCCATGCGTCCTACTCACAGGACCGGTACGTCTTCCACGTCAAGCGCACAGACGGCCTCACCGTTCTCTGCGTCGCCGATGATACCGCCGGCA GAAGAATTCCTTTTGCTTTTCTCGAGGATATTCATGGAAGATTTGTGAAGGCATATGGTCGTGCTTGTCATACAGCACCTGcttatgcaatgaatgatgagttCTCTAGGATCTTGAGTCAACAAATTGATTACTATTCAAATGATCCTAACGCAGATAGAATGAATCGCATCAAGGGTGAAATGAGTCAG GTTCGCAATGTTATGATAGAGAATATTGACAAAGTGCTGGGAAGAGGAGAGCGACTGGAGTTGCTAGTTGACAAAACTGCAAACATGCAGGGGAATACAATTCGTTTCAGGAAACAAGCACGTCGATTCAGGAACACAGCATGGTGGAGAAATATTAAGCTAAC GATCGCGCTTATTCTACTTATCGTGATTATTATATACGTGGTGCTTGCATTTTTCTGCCATGGACTTACTTTGCCAGCTTGTATCAG ATTCTCGGTCCATGCCCATGAAGCTTGGGTTTAG
- the LOC122002488 gene encoding PTI1-like tyrosine-protein kinase At3g15890 isoform X2, giving the protein MDLRSKIWLPMFTQIAVKRLKVWSNKAELEFGVEVEVLGKLRHKNLLSLRGYCAEGQERLIVYDYLPNLSLVSHLHGQNSAESPLDWSKRMCIAIGAAEGIVYLHHYATPHVIHRDIKASNVLLDSDFQAQVADFGFAKFVPDGASHVTTKVKGTLGYLAPEYAMYGKASESCDVYSFGILLLELVSSKKPIEKLSSTLKLPITEWALPLAREKNFKEIADPKLQAKYDEEELKRMVLVALTCTQSMPEKRPTMIEVVNLLKGFSKEKLSSLEDDMFGPETTENSQASSDPDNNCSSMSEEKGYRVNENEIGA; this is encoded by the exons ATGGATCTCAG AAGCAAAATTTGGTTGCCCATGTTTACTCAGATTGCTGTCAAAAGACTAAAAGTCTGGAGCAACAAGGCTGAGCTTGAATTTGGTGTTGAGGTTGAGGTTCTGGGCAAACTGAGGCATAAGAACCTCCTAAGCCTGCGAGGATACTGTGCCGAAGGACAAGAGCGTCTCATAGTCTATGACTATCTTCCGAATCTGAGTCTAGTCTCGCATCTGCATGGTCAAAACTCAGCCGAGAGCCCTCTCGACTGGAGCAAGCGAATGTGCATTGCCATAGGAGCAGCTGAGGGAATTGT CTACCTTCACCACTATGCGACACCCCATGTCATCCATCGGGACATTAAAGCAAGCAATGTTCTGCTAGATTCAGACTTCCAGGCACAAGTTGCTGATTTCGGATTCGCCAAGTTTGTTCCTGACGGTGCAAGTCATGTCACAACCAAGGTGAAAGGCACCCTAGGCTACCTTGCACCCGAGTACGCCATGTATGGAAAGGCCTCAGAGAGCTGCGATGTATATAGTTTTGGAATACTCCTGCTAGAGCTTGTCAGCAGCAAGAAGCCCATAGAGAAACTGAGCTCAACATTGAAGTTACCAATCACGGAATGGGCACTACCTTTGGCTAGGGAAAAAAATTTTAAGGAGATTGCAGATCCAAAGCTCCAAGCAAAGTATGACGAAGAAGAACTCAAGCGAATGGTACTCGTTGCCCTCACCTGCACACAGAGCATGCCAGAGAAGAGACCAACAATGATTGAAGTAGTCAATCTTCTTAAGGGGTTCTCTAAGGAGAAGCTTTCTAGCTTAGAGGATGATATGTTTGGACCTGAAACAACTGAAAATTCTCAAGCGTCATCAGATCCTGACAATAACTGTAGTTCCATGTCTGAAGAAAAGGGTTATAGAGTAAACGAAAATGAGATCGGTGCATAG